From the Musa acuminata AAA Group cultivar baxijiao chromosome BXJ3-7, Cavendish_Baxijiao_AAA, whole genome shotgun sequence genome, one window contains:
- the LOC135643805 gene encoding uncharacterized protein LOC135643805 isoform X1: MSQPCRGQQPDLNNLQPWQQLLMCQLIQEPQSQNKFKQLDPGTGQRNSLSKLSASAKPAPVDQLPAMIDDVPINHVSDCNWPKTVVPSMPLVPINSQPFIADNMNWLQLNDNPTVPNVASSFVISNNQIQTMRSMGFIPQQFDQTFHGIPVSSAKGVICQHPQFFGASSNCTDLTTTGARNESVKAWVPFNSLQSDQSSPAQNFSRERTFAMCNFHGKGSLDNASVQVLSNDVASGNFQQIDNLKCSVRVHEVQDNQDKADLSSNLQENPSMQVETSDDVAANLDPTEQKLLFGMDDGHSLEVPLGGSLNTCSGNFLCGSSLENIHFGAIPSMQSGSWSALMQEAVQACSSDKGIQEEWSGLSYQKMERPMVMDSVVSNDNAKQPTTWDDSYLQSASSLTSRHLPLYNDADACSNSCTSPSFHNSFAHDGNSRVQSGAPHVSFQLSAGGNNYKQFHQDQKQKPIFEGGHQAQIPLTNEVWVDQSYEQCANDSVDMQYTEGSWTYQQNEALVNFPGEFSDTPNFWNSSYIMAPGGDCVSDVCDNDVNMGKPGGSNMHVNSGEQPVESDIGSSVQAEDFAVDNYGSVVNTNNFEWNDEMNQLASNSGLMVFGKNLNFDACVTVKTNGDKNVERNYNQLSGRPQTSYDTNKRLSSTDENKKDLQMVSGDGYTSSSLDHSRYSYTIDSAKENSVLAANDQKCFVSEIQDSLIQTGQHTVGSKMKRLTGSLGMDVEPLLPKNHPFIFQCMPKSVIQGYKKEEQIYAQKSKFADHIDSNNVENLVKRIAVESQKLQSRDNILTHASASSFDGSIGPYSQNKRIAQTSQNVLELLHKVDQSRNTDIPAQVGFGTASPRICQPSAVQGFGLQLAPPSQQFSKFVLPSNTCLNINPMNLDSKAGDKDQIWSISTPSVQSLMNETSQRENQSKISSISEQKHKEALYCDKQNTLSAIARNSCNMGNHLQGQESQERNPNVNVYLEKEQDIPSSTGYGTLDQSMNFTIFNQANANALVKNTSLLQQPYKSHDGAVADRSIQTSFPSLAGRVPPFRVASGEQLQTTKMDYTKQKQVVQDFSQISSSMYSNTETISIQPSTAGISYQVDPSSMLAYMWTNISTQQHQASLLPDSLSLQIPQSHNIRETSFLGLQKTYDQGSNGESASSEVGTSSHLMNRDDPNKRFSLKPSITEKIDSITQAETEFQWTELVGNAEEGLNTFIPSLVHLHQKGTDQGKSWHASTPYTQAVHASINRMASSSSEIGFPGFTSNPSDVQQKNCSLLHRMQARRKADSDLSNKVQSRLRGADFVSNSSFVYWNNDQGNVQEQDSDFKIPAYGELGACSQSLLPSNAKMLSFASKENVLQNASTPSSGGHCLQNDISSLSTCSTANLIRGNEHTCMNPQVSPSWFEKYQMYKNDAVIAEHDGQKITKPTSQQNFFSDIPGSTAENIMVKHRIRNSQTYTWPSSSIAEVSSDRPSTQSLLPTIVDQDAVIRSRKRKSTITELLPWHKVAQGQQRLRSISIAELDWARVTNKLFEKVHDGAEALENGPSTTQPRRRLILTTHLMHQLIPAVPSRILNKEVISAYENVTFSIAKSALADVCSLISSLGRDYHIHLEKENTFSDNVTSCKKAGDHPCSKIMEVFIQRSKKLECDFSRLDKRSSVLNVQMEFHELERFSLVNRLGEFHGRPPIIEDSSSTSEAPPRKTFRQNYITAYQVPGNLPEGVPCLSL; the protein is encoded by the exons ATGTCACAACCTTGTCGAGGGCAGCAGCCTGATCTTAATAACCTGCAACCATGGCAACAACTATTGATGTGCCAACTGATACAAGAGCCTCAGAGCCAGAATAAATTTAAGCAGCTAGATCCGGGTACAGGACAGCGAAATTCACTTAGCAAATTGTCCGCTTCAGCAAAACCAGCACCTGTGGATCAGTTACCTGCAATGATAGATGATGTCCCTATTAATCATGTGTCCGATTGTAATTGGCCAAAAACTGTTGTTCCGAGCATGCCTTTAGTGCCTATTAACTCTCAACCATTTATTGCGGACAACATGAACTGGCTGCAGTTAAATGACAATCCTACTGTACCAAATGTTGCAAGTAGTTTCGTAATTTCAAATAATCAAATTCAAACAATGCGATCTATGGGTTTCATCCCACAACAGTTTGACCAGACTTTTCATGGCATTCCTGTTTCAAGCGCCAAAGGGGTTATATGTCAACATCCTCAGTTCTTTGGGGCGTCTAGTAATTGCACTGATTTGACAACTACTGGAGCCAGGAATGAATCAGTAAAAGCATGGGTTCCATTTAACTCTCTTCAGAGTGATCAGTCTTCTCCTGCACAAAACTTCTCACGGGAAAGAACATTTGCTATGTGTAATTTTCATGGCAAAGGCTCACTTGATAATGCTTCAGTGCAAGTTCTGAGTAATGATGTTGCATCAGGAAACTTTCAACAAATAGATAATCTAAAATGCAGTGTTCGGGTTCATGAAGTCCAAGATAATCAGGACAAAGCTGACTTGTCAAGTAACTTGCAGGAAAATCCATCAATGCAAGTAGAGACTTCCGATGATGTGGCTGCTAACCTAGACCCTACAGAACAGAAGCTTTTGTTTGGTATGGATGATGGCCACAGTTTGGAAGTTCCCTTAGGTGGGAGCCTGAACACTTGTTCAGGCAACTTTCTTTGTGGGTCTTCTTTGGAGAACATCCATTTTGGTGCTATTCCTTCCATGCAAAGTGGAAGCTGGAGCGCTCTTATGCAGGAGGCTGTACAGGCTTGCAGCAGTGATAAGGGAATCCAGGAAGAGTGGAGTGGTTTGAGCTACCAGAAAATGGAACGTCCAATGGTAATGGATTCAGTTGTGTCTAATGATAATGCCAAGCAGCCAACCACTTGGGATGACAGCTACCTGCAGAGTGCATCCTCATTAACTTCAAGACATCTTCCTTTGTATAATGATGCTGATGCATGTTCGAATTCATGCACTTCCCCTAGTTTTCATAACTCATTTGCACATGATGGAAATAGTAGGGTACAAAGTGGAGCTCCTCATGTGTCTTTTCAGCTGTCTGCTGGCGGAAACAATTACAAACAGTTTCATCAGGATCAAAAGCAGAAACCAATCTTCGAAGGTGGTCATCAAGCACAGATACCTTTAACCAATGAAGTGTGGGTGGACCAGTCATATGAGCAGTGTGCAAATGATTCTGTAGACATGCAGTATACTGAGGGAAGCTGGACCTACCAACAAAATGAGGCCTTGGTGAATTTTCCTGGGGAGTTTAGTGATACACCAAATTTCTGGAACAGTAGTTATATTATGGCACCTGGCGGGGATTGTGTCTCAGATGTTTGTGATAATGATGTTAATATGGGGAAGCCTGGTGGTAGTAACATGCATGTGAACAGCGGAGAACAACCAGTCGAATCCGATATTGGCAGTTCGGTGCAAGCTGAAGATTTTGCAGTTGACAACTATGGTTCTGTTGTGAACACAAACAACTTTGAGTGGAATGATGAGATGAATCAGCTGGCATCCAATTCAGGTCTGATGGTTTTTGGTAAAAACTTGAACTTTGACGCATGTGTAACTGTAAAAACTAATGGTGACAAAAATGTGGAAAGAAACTATAATCAATTAAGTGGGAGACCACAAACTAGTTATGACACTAACAAAAGATTAAGCAGCACCGATGAAAACAAAAAAGATCTGCAGATGGTTTCAGGTGATGGCTATACATCCAGTAGTTTAGACCACAGCCGATATAGCTATACTATAGATAGTGCAAAGGAAAATTCTGTGTTGGCTGCTAATGACCAGAAATGTTTTGTATCCGAGATCCAAGATTCATTGATCCAAACTGGTCAACATACTGTGGGTTCTAAAATGAAGCGGTTAACAGGAAGTTTGGGGATGGATGTGGAACCTTTGCTCCCTAAAAATCATCCATTTATTTTTCAGTGCATGCCCAAATCAGTTATTCAAGGATATAAAAAAGAGGAACAGATATATGCTCAAAAGTCTAAGTTTGCAGATCATATTGATTCAAACAATGTTGAAAACCTTGTTAAG AGAATTGCAGTGGAATCACAGAAGCTACAATCTAGAGATAACATCTTGACTCATGCTTCGGCTTCTTCCTTTGATGGATCCATTGGTCCATATTCCCAAAATAAAAGAATTGCTCAAACAAG TCAAAATGTGCTTGAGCTTCTTCACAAGGTTGATCAGTCAAGGAATACTGATATCCCTGCTCAAGTTGGTTTTGGTACTGCTTCTCCTCGTATTTGTCAGCCATCTGCTGTGCAAGGTTTTGGTTTGCAATTGGCCCCACCATCTCAACAATTTTCGAAGTTTGTGTTACCTTCCAATACTTGTCTAAATATTAATCCTATGAACTTAGACAGCAAGGCAGGAGATAAAGACCAGATATGGTCAATTTCTACACCATCAGTTCAATCTCTCATGAATgaaacatctcaaagagaaaatcagAGTAAGATATCTAGCATATCAGAACAAAAGCATAAAGAAGCTTTAtactgtgataagcaaaatacctTATCCGCAATAGCTCGTAATTCTTGTAATATGGGGAACCACCTACAAGGGCAGGAGTCGCAGGAACGTAATCCTAATGTGAACGTTTATCTGGAGAAAGAGCAAGATATTCCTAGTTCCACTGGATATGGAACATTAGATCAGTCAATGAATTTTACCATTTTTAACCAAGCTAATGCAAATGCTCTTGTCAAAAATACCTCACTACTTCAACAACCATATAAATCTCATGATGGGGCGGTAGCTGATCGATCTATTCAGACATCATTTCCTTCTCTGGCTGGCAGAGTTCCACCTTTTAGAGTCGCTTCTGGTGAACAGTTGCAGACAACAAAGATGGATTATACAAAGCAGAAGCAGGTTGTCCAGGACTTCTCTCAGATTAGTAGTTCAATGTACTCTAATACAGAAACAATATCAATCCAGCCTTCTACTGCAGGCATTTCTTATCAAGTTGACCCATCGTCAATGTTGGCATACATGTGGACAAATATATCAACCCAACAACATCAAGCTAGCCTTCTCCCTGACAGTCTCAGCCTACAGATACCTCAGTCACATAATATTAGGGAAACAAGTTTTTTGGGCCTGCAAAAGACATATGATCAAGGAAGTAATGGAGAGAGTGCTTCTTCCGAAGTTGGCACAAGTTCTCATTTGATGAACAGAGATGATCCAAATAAGAGATTTTCCTTAAAGCCATCAATTACTGAGAAGATAGATTCTATTACCCAGGCAGAAACTGAATTCCAATGGACAGAACTAGTGGGAAATGCTGAGGAGGGTTTGAATACATTCATTCCATCCTTGGTCCATTTGCATCAGAAGGGCACGGACCAGGGGAAAAGTTGGCATGCTTCAACTCCTTACACTCAAGCAGTACATGCTTCCATTAACAGAATGGCCTCTTCTAGCAGTGAAATTGGGTTCCCTGGTTTTACTTCAAATCCTTCAGATGTTCAACAGAAAAATTGTTCCCTTCTGCACCGGATGCAAGCTAGGAGGAAAGCTGATTCTGATCTAAGCAACAAGGTACAAAGTAGGCTAAGGGGAGCTGATTTTGTCTCTAATTCTTCTTTTGTGTACTGGAACAATGATCAGGGAAATGTTCAGGAACAAGATTCAGACTTCAAAATTCCTGCATATGGTGAACTTGGTGCATGTTCACAAAGTTTGTTACCATCGAATGCAAAAATGCTAAGTTTTGCTTCTAAAGAAAATGTGTTACAAAATGCAAGCACACCTTCTTCAGGAGGGCATTGTCTTCAAAATGATATATCCTCTCTTAGTACATGTTCAACAGCTAATTTAATCAGAGGAAATGAGCACACTTGTATGAACCCTCAAGTGTCTCCATCTTGgtttgaaaaatatcaaatgtaTAAAAATGATGCAGTAATTGCTGAACATGATGGCCAGAAGATTACAAAACCTACTTCTCAGCAGAATTTTTTCTCAGATATACCCGGGAGCACAGCCGAAAACATTATGGTCAAGCACAGAATTCGAAACAGTCAGACATATACTTGGCCAAGTTCATCAATCGCAGAGGTATCTTCCGATAGACCATCTACCCAGTCACTGCTTCCTACTATTGTGGACCAGGATGCAGTTATAAGATCAAGGAAGCGGAAAAGCACAATTACAGAGCTTCTGCCATGGCACAAGGTCGCACAAGGACAGCAGAGGTTAAGAAGCATCAG TATTGCAGAACTAGACTGGGCTCGGGTTACCAATAAGTTGTTTGAAAAG GTGCATGATGGAGCTGAAGCTTTGGAGAATGGCCCATCAACAACTCAACCACGAAGAAGGCTAATTTTGACGACTCACTTGATGCATCAACTCATTCCAGCTGTACCATCTCGAATACTTAATAAGGAGGTCATTTCAGCCTATGAAAATGTTACCTTCTCCATTGCTAAATCAGCACTTGCAGATGTGTGCAGCTTGATCTCTTCCTTGGGAAGAGATTATCACATTCATTTGGAAAAAGAGAATAC GTTTTCTGATAATGTTACCTCTTGTAAGAAGGCAGGAGACCATCCTTGCTCAAAAATCATGGAAGTCTTTATTCAAAGATCCAAGAAGCTTGAgtgtgatttctcaag ACTGGACAAGAGGTCATCAGTGTTAAACGTCCAAATGGAGTTCCACGAATTGGAAAGGTTCTCTCTCGTTAACCGTTTAGGTGAGTTTCATGGACGGCCTCCGATAATCGAAGACAGTTCTTCCACTTCAGAAGCTCCACCTCGCAAAACATTTCGACAAAATTACATCACTGCATATCAAGTGCCTGGAAATCTTCCCGAAGGAGTTCCCTGCCTCTCACTTTAG